TGAGTATCGTTTAAGTAATACACACATTATCAAGGATTCATTACGTTGGGCGCTAGTTAACAGAAGCAATTCCACAGTTTTgatgagagaaaaataaatattttaagttgATTCAAGCCGTAGTAGGTCCTTAAGTTTCTCGTACAACGATTAGAAGGTCGTCCTTTCTATTTATATTTGGCGTGTAGTAAAAGTGAGCACCCTATTGGCGTTGATACGCTGAACCGCATCAGTCCtattgttttcaataaaattaaatgataTGTAAACGCAAACTGTTAATAGTGTGGTCCAGAGATGCCTCTTTATGCTCTAATTCCTTTTAAAACGGTAggacaatgatgatgatgataaaatgGCCAACAAAATGATCGAAAGCCTTCTGCTGTTGGTGCTATGCTTGCTCGCTCAAAATGGTGGTGACACAATTTCATTGTAACTCTATAAAAGGGAGGCACCATCCTATGTATATCCAATCCAACAGCTGTGTATAAAATGATATAGATGAACATGCGTCATTTCCATTACTTATTTAAGCACACAAACATTGGGCCACTCTGGTACAGAGTTCTAACATATTTCACAAGTCCATCATGGTTTTTAGTTCGCTAAATCATACCCCTACTTCGATTAGTTATGATTAACATGCAGTTGGTGGTTAGTACATTCGTTCGCCTAATTCTTTTACACTTGTTTTATATATCTTTTCTCACCTTTcaataaaactttttccccAAATTTAGTATGCAGTGAGACATATATGTTTGTACCAGGTAGAAGGATGCTCTAAAATATCTACCATGGACTGAAGTTCTGCTTCGATAAACTTCCGGTTGTAAGCTCAATGGTTAGCAGGGGagcatttttccaccactaaTCTCCTCACTACGCACACCTTTCGTACAGTATAGGATTGAAATCTCTCTTGTGTTTTTAAACGTTTTGTTAACTTGGATACGTAGCATCGAGACACTTACTACGGCGATCTCCACTAAGTAGTACGTTGAACAAATTggtaaaacattcaaaaggaaggaaacataTGCCACAGTTGTGTCCCAACTGAGAGGTAATCTACTGCTAGTCTACCTTTTCACGATTGGTTTAGGAACTGCTGGTGCTGTCTACACGGGGAAAGTGAGCTGATCGTGTATTTAAGAAACGATAGAAATATGTTTCCACCGTAGAAGTTTAGGAGGAAaatagcatgaaaagtgatgtaaaaaatacaaaattcggAGGTATTAAATAAAGGCTTTCGTTGCATTCTCTGACGTTGGAATGTGTTTACTCATAAACTACCATAAAACTAGCCACAAAATAACTTattttgttcgatttgttcgatgcaacaaacaaattaacaaacacGAACAACGATACGAAACCGAAACCAGGTATTTATAAAGAATATGAAAACATTCCCACCTTCCTAACGTTGTTGTGTTCTACACTacacttttttctcccttttcatCCATTCTACGGGAAGTGACGGTGCATAAGCGTTTGTCCTTCCAGCTAATACTTCCGCCCCGGGTTCAACACTTTGCAGAAATGCGGTAACGTAACGTGACAATCGACCTGCGTCCCGGGCCCACCACTGCTGTTGGGCGAGGGACGGGTCGAACGGGTGGGTCATTGGTGCGTCGGTTGTTCCGCCTCCCGGCTGTAGTCCTGATGCCGGCGGACCACATCCGCCACGATCGGTTCCTCGATCTCCAGCCCGGACAGTGCCTGATCCTTCGTCAGTACGATTTCATAGTTGGTGGTGGGTGTCACAAACACGACCCGGTTCTTGCGCGTCTGCAGTATGTTTGCGATCACCAGCTTGTGCTTGTACTTGTTGAGACTTTCGCGCGATTTGGCAATGAGCAGCGCTTCGTCCGTTTCCAGCTTGAACGACACGACGTACGCGTGCGGCACCCAGAGGCTTACGAGCGGGGCCAGCATCTTTGGCACGAGCTGCAGCGATATCGTCGGTGCACCGTGGCCGGACTGTATCTTGTGCGTGGGCATCTCGTCCTGTGGTACGTAAAAGTCGGAAACGGCCGCAGCTAGAAAGAGTACGGCGTTCCGCTCGAACGGTGCCAATGATTCGCAAGCCGCACGCAACAGCCACATGTAGTCGACCACGCTGGTGAAGGTGATGTACAGCATCCGGTGCGTTTCCTGGGCATTTTTGTACTTGTCCAGTACGGGCGCTAGCACATCGACCGAGTCAGGTttcactgcaaaaaaaaaggggcgaATGGGGAGTTGGGAAAAGCCATGAGTACGTATTATGTGTGTTGCGGGCAGCATTATTACGCTGGTGGTCGGATGTGCAGAATTAGAGATGCAGGAAAGCTTCATTAACAAGGAAGCTTCTTTGTGCATGATAAGGAAGGATGtttcaaaataataatgataaattCTCAGTAGAATATAAACCGTCGGACACCGGAGAAACTAAATAAGAATTTccagccattttttttatttctatttgtgttatttgaaatatttaaaaaagcataTGAAAAAAACACGCTTGTAAACTTCAGCTTCGATTTGTTTGTCTCTAAATCGTAGAAAAATGCACTTTCCcattaagaaaacaaacgacagGAAACAAAACTTACCGGTTATTGTGGTGCTCATTCCTTCCTCGTGCAGCTCCAGCATATCGAGCAACTGTTGGCCGGTGAAGTGGCGCGAAAATGGCTCCAATGATTTGGTTCGATGCATAAAGATAACGGCATAACCATGCTCAAGAAAGTATTCGGCCGAAGCGGATCCACGATTGCCGGCGCTGAAGTTATCCACAAAACGGACCGTATTGTGCTCCAATGGGACAGTCGTACCACCGGACTGCACAGCAGGAAAAGGAATGCAAGAAAAGCAGAAAATCAGAAAATTATGGTTAATTGCTTCCAAAATACTTTAATAAACAAAGGTAAAAGGACAAAGGTAAATGTATTGTTTCATATGTTATAATAATGATTTAATGCAtgttcaaattatgtttaaattcttttatttttgtaatctattttgaaacaaaaagccTAATAAAAGGCAATCATGGATTTTTCTACAATTTATGgcacagacacaaaaaattTCTTCGCCAAGCAGGATGCTATGCTTTTCCCTCTACAATCTAAGCATTATTCcgacttttttttaacttatactaaaattaaaattacaacACCGTTAAACTGTTATGCCAAGaaacaatgtaaaaaaattatcactTACGTGAAAATGGAACTTAACATGTAATTTGGCATTAGGCAACAGAATACACGAATGAACGACAGtaagcaaataagaaaaaaaacgttataAATGTTTCaagttaaagtaaaagaaaaaaaatactacaaatCAACATACCAAGcaaaacatacatttaaaagatttaattaaaatcagtCGATTCCTCAAGGGCAACTAAATACAGCAAATATCAGCTGAAGACTGTCCAACAACTTGCAAACTGAATTGACAGGACTCGGGAGGTGGTGAGCATCTGCAGGAAACCAGATTGCATTTAAAAGCATTTGCAACGTGCAGGACACATGCCCATTTCTCACAGGCGAGAAAACTTAAGCGACACACTTGTCCAACTGatgcaaaagttttccatctcCAGTTGTCCTGTTGTGCTCTTCGCACGAAGAAGGAGAACGGTTTAATGTTTCTTCATTTGGAAATCAAATCAGGGTTAGTAAGTTTTCTACCGAGGTTAAGAATTTCTTGCACAGCTGTTCCGAGGTGTGATAAGAACctcctgtttttcttttttcttcagtaTAACTATTCATTTTCCTACCGTACACACTTTACTA
This genomic window from Anopheles maculipalpis chromosome 2RL, idAnoMacuDA_375_x, whole genome shotgun sequence contains:
- the LOC126558582 gene encoding phosphopantothenate--cysteine ligase, with amino-acid sequence MTMTSHWEDFYATHLPPNCFEDNRSLLKEFCDRHYKLKSHIVLVTSGGTTVPLEHNTVRFVDNFSAGNRGSASAEYFLEHGYAVIFMHRTKSLEPFSRHFTGQQLLDMLELHEEGMSTTITVKPDSVDVLAPVLDKYKNAQETHRMLYITFTSVVDYMWLLRAACESLAPFERNAVLFLAAAVSDFYVPQDEMPTHKIQSGHGAPTISLQLVPKMLAPLVSLWVPHAYVVSFKLETDEALLIAKSRESLNKYKHKLVIANILQTRKNRVVFVTPTTNYEIVLTKDQALSGLEIEEPIVADVVRRHQDYSREAEQPTHQ